In Mongoliitalea daihaiensis, one DNA window encodes the following:
- the hutG gene encoding formimidoylglutamase, with translation MLHPSENSYHGRTSTNQEYWHERIRQTNISALDKIEAGKKPALLGFCSDTGIERNQGRIGAKNGPDTIRQALGPLAYHARFEHIQDFGNCWDHDGNLEEGHDELYGHIYSLLAHNYFPVIFGGGHDLAYPHGKAVIDHCLAKNEKVGIINLDAHLDLRTLANDQGHSGSPFFQLAEAYGKDFHYCCLGMQPASNPTTLLTYAKKIGAHLIDIIDFQLENWNEIQDQLEHFCSDKNKLYLSIDLDGFSSAYAPGVSAPSPLGFSPVLVMKVIDWLLASKKMISLDIVELNPIFDQDNCTAKLAARLVEYSVRKM, from the coding sequence ATGCTTCATCCTTCGGAAAACAGTTACCATGGAAGAACTTCAACCAATCAAGAATACTGGCATGAACGTATCAGGCAGACGAACATAAGTGCCCTTGATAAAATAGAAGCAGGAAAAAAACCAGCGCTTTTAGGTTTCTGTTCGGATACAGGGATTGAAAGAAACCAAGGGAGGATAGGGGCAAAAAATGGACCTGATACCATTCGACAGGCACTTGGTCCCCTAGCCTATCATGCCCGATTTGAGCATATTCAAGACTTCGGAAATTGTTGGGATCATGATGGAAATTTAGAGGAAGGTCATGATGAACTTTATGGACATATCTATTCCCTGTTAGCGCATAATTACTTTCCAGTAATTTTTGGAGGAGGCCATGATTTGGCATATCCTCACGGGAAAGCAGTCATTGATCATTGCTTGGCAAAAAATGAAAAAGTTGGCATCATCAATTTAGACGCACATTTGGACTTAAGAACTTTAGCAAACGATCAAGGTCATTCCGGCTCTCCTTTCTTCCAATTGGCAGAAGCTTATGGTAAAGACTTTCACTATTGCTGCTTGGGAATGCAACCTGCTTCCAATCCAACCACATTACTTACTTATGCAAAAAAAATAGGTGCACATCTTATTGATATAATTGATTTTCAGTTAGAAAATTGGAATGAAATTCAAGACCAATTGGAACATTTTTGCTCTGATAAAAACAAACTCTATTTGAGCATTGATTTGGATGGCTTTTCATCGGCATATGCCCCTGGTGTGAGTGCTCCTTCTCCTCTTGGTTTTTCCCCTGTCCTTGTAATGAAAGTAATTGATTGGCTTTTGGCTAGTAAAAAAATGATTTCTTTAGACATCGTAGAACTTAATCCCATTTTTGATCAAGATAATTGTACTGCAAAACTAGCAGCTCGATTGGTAGAATATTCCGTCCGTAAAATGTAA
- a CDS encoding TonB-dependent receptor: MQTFTRSTWRIVSLLFVIVSLSAAQVIAQTTTISGTVTEERTKETLIGVNIVVKGRVVGTISDLNGKFNLRVNQAPPFTLIFSMVGFSSKEVEITSENVSNLNVTLEEASILGQEVVVSASRVEENVLKSPVTVERMDIIAIREAPQASFYDGLKNLKGVEMSTQSLTFQSFNTRGFNANGNVRTVQLIDGMDNQAPGLNFSVGNIAGISELDLESVELLPGAASALYGPNALNGILLMNSKNPFQYQGFSAQMKTGVMDQNNRSNPTTGFYDFAARYATAFNDKLALKVNVNYLRADDWQANDFRDQSLLNGSTIEGGTRQNNPGFNGVNVYGDETNVNMFSIAQQMVAAGALPQQALALVPQTFVSRTGYLERELADYDTKSLKLNAALHYRINDNVEAILQGNFGTGTTVYTGADRYSITGFSIGQYKAELKGANWFVRAYTTQERSGDSYAIGIAGQGINEAWKPSTQWFPEYVGGFVSALSQGASVDAAHGAARAFADQGRFAPGSPEFRRALADVTSRPIPGNAQGVGARFVDKTNLYHLEGSYAFKDIKFADFVVGANYRVFQLNSERTLFATDDAGNEFNIREFGGYAQGAKSLLNDNLKLTASIRYDKNENFEGQWSPRVSAVYSAGKHNFRASYQTGFRIPTTQDQYIDLLTPQARLIGGLPLLRQRYNFANNPVYSLATVTAFGNAVFADTQPNSPVFQASIQQATQQATAIVMQQVQAGIITPEQAPAAIAALVPQIAAQLVPGNAAAANQGLKSEYELSEFKPETVRSYEIGYKSLLAKNKLLIDGYFYYNRFENFIGGQVLIQDANFNPQNPASALGLNLLSANTRNVFSMPVNRTEIIRSYGWALGADYQLPKGYTVGGNISSDVLANIEDLDGFQPAFNAPRYRTNITFGNRNINNKNIGFNIAYRWQDEFVWQSSFVAPAVSTQQLSVMPAFGTLDAQVSYKIKSMKSIVKVGGQNLFNSSGYRQAWGNPTVGTMYFVSITFDEFLN, encoded by the coding sequence ATGCAAACATTTACTAGAAGTACATGGCGTATAGTTTCCCTGCTATTCGTCATAGTTTCCCTTAGTGCCGCACAGGTCATTGCTCAAACTACTACCATATCTGGTACAGTGACTGAGGAACGAACCAAGGAGACACTCATAGGGGTCAATATTGTCGTAAAAGGAAGAGTGGTGGGAACCATTTCTGATTTAAACGGTAAATTTAACCTGCGCGTTAACCAAGCGCCACCTTTTACCTTGATTTTCTCTATGGTGGGTTTCTCCAGCAAAGAAGTTGAAATCACCTCTGAAAATGTAAGTAACCTAAATGTTACGCTGGAAGAGGCATCTATTCTAGGTCAAGAAGTCGTAGTGTCGGCTTCAAGAGTAGAAGAAAATGTACTCAAATCCCCAGTAACTGTAGAAAGAATGGATATCATTGCCATTCGAGAGGCTCCTCAAGCCAGCTTTTATGATGGTTTGAAAAACCTTAAAGGAGTAGAGATGTCCACTCAATCCTTAACATTCCAATCCTTCAACACTAGAGGTTTCAATGCCAACGGTAACGTTCGTACTGTACAATTAATTGATGGAATGGATAATCAAGCACCAGGTTTGAACTTCTCAGTGGGTAATATCGCTGGTATTTCAGAATTAGACTTAGAATCTGTGGAATTACTACCAGGTGCAGCTTCTGCATTGTATGGTCCAAATGCCTTGAATGGTATCTTATTGATGAATAGTAAAAACCCATTCCAATATCAGGGTTTCTCTGCACAGATGAAAACAGGTGTCATGGATCAAAACAACCGTTCAAACCCTACTACTGGTTTTTATGATTTTGCTGCCCGCTACGCTACTGCCTTCAACGATAAGTTAGCATTGAAGGTAAATGTTAACTACCTAAGGGCAGATGACTGGCAAGCCAATGACTTTAGAGATCAATCTTTATTGAATGGCTCTACCATAGAAGGCGGAACTAGACAAAATAATCCTGGTTTCAACGGTGTAAACGTATATGGTGATGAAACCAACGTCAATATGTTTAGCATCGCGCAACAAATGGTAGCGGCTGGTGCACTACCTCAACAAGCATTAGCATTGGTTCCTCAGACATTTGTATCTAGAACAGGATATTTAGAAAGAGAGCTAGCTGATTATGATACCAAATCATTGAAGTTGAATGCAGCTTTACACTACAGAATCAATGATAATGTAGAAGCGATTCTTCAAGGTAATTTTGGTACAGGTACCACTGTCTACACTGGAGCTGACAGATATTCCATTACTGGATTTAGTATCGGTCAGTACAAAGCAGAATTGAAAGGTGCTAACTGGTTTGTTAGAGCATACACTACCCAAGAAAGATCCGGAGATTCCTATGCCATAGGTATCGCTGGTCAAGGAATCAATGAAGCTTGGAAGCCAAGTACACAATGGTTCCCTGAATATGTAGGTGGATTCGTATCTGCTCTTTCTCAAGGTGCAAGTGTAGATGCCGCTCATGGAGCCGCAAGAGCATTTGCCGATCAGGGTAGATTTGCACCCGGATCTCCTGAGTTTAGACGTGCTTTAGCTGACGTTACTTCTAGACCTATTCCAGGTAATGCACAGGGTGTAGGTGCTCGATTTGTAGACAAAACAAATCTTTATCATCTAGAAGGTTCTTATGCATTTAAAGACATCAAATTTGCAGACTTTGTAGTCGGCGCTAACTATAGAGTATTTCAGTTAAATTCTGAAAGAACCCTATTTGCAACTGATGACGCGGGAAATGAATTCAATATCCGTGAATTTGGTGGTTATGCACAAGGTGCTAAGTCTTTATTAAACGATAATTTGAAGTTAACAGCGTCTATACGTTATGATAAAAACGAAAACTTTGAAGGGCAGTGGTCCCCAAGAGTTTCTGCCGTATACTCTGCTGGTAAACATAACTTCAGAGCATCTTACCAAACTGGATTCCGTATCCCTACTACCCAAGATCAATACATTGATTTGTTGACTCCACAAGCTCGATTGATTGGTGGGTTACCATTATTGAGACAACGCTATAACTTTGCCAATAACCCTGTTTATTCATTGGCAACAGTTACTGCTTTTGGAAATGCTGTTTTTGCAGATACTCAGCCTAACTCGCCTGTATTTCAAGCAAGCATTCAGCAGGCGACACAACAAGCCACGGCAATTGTTATGCAACAAGTACAGGCTGGTATAATCACTCCTGAACAAGCTCCTGCTGCTATTGCTGCACTTGTACCTCAAATTGCCGCTCAATTAGTCCCTGGAAATGCAGCCGCTGCCAACCAAGGTTTAAAGTCAGAGTATGAATTATCAGAGTTTAAACCTGAAACTGTCCGTTCTTATGAAATTGGTTACAAGAGTTTGCTAGCTAAAAACAAGTTACTAATCGACGGATACTTCTATTACAACCGATTTGAAAACTTCATCGGTGGACAGGTCTTGATTCAGGATGCTAATTTCAATCCTCAAAACCCTGCATCGGCTCTAGGTCTTAACTTATTGTCTGCTAATACAAGAAATGTATTCTCCATGCCTGTTAATCGTACAGAAATTATCAGATCTTACGGTTGGGCTTTAGGAGCAGACTACCAATTACCTAAAGGATATACTGTAGGTGGTAATATTTCTTCCGATGTATTGGCCAATATTGAAGACCTTGATGGTTTCCAGCCTGCATTCAATGCGCCGAGATACAGAACAAACATCACCTTTGGTAACAGAAATATTAACAACAAAAACATTGGTTTCAATATTGCCTACAGATGGCAAGATGAGTTTGTATGGCAGTCTTCTTTCGTAGCACCTGCTGTGTCAACGCAGCAATTGTCAGTAATGCCAGCATTCGGTACCTTGGATGCTCAAGTGAGCTACAAAATCAAGTCTATGAAATCAATTGTAAAAGTAGGTGGACAAAACCTATTCAACAGTTCAGGCTATCGCCAAGCTTGGGGTAACCCAACAGTTGGAACGATGTATTTCGTATCCATCACATTTGATGAGTTCTTGAATTAA
- the gldC gene encoding gliding motility protein GldC encodes MKNSEIKFNVQLDDKNLPKSIQWEATDKEGGDAESTKSISLNVWDNLNHSTLRIDLWTEDMSVAEMKRFYIDIIGGMAQTILNSTGDEFMAEEMKELCDRLVQHVNEENKKNTQ; translated from the coding sequence ATGAAAAATTCAGAAATAAAATTTAACGTACAGCTTGATGATAAAAATTTGCCAAAATCCATTCAGTGGGAGGCAACGGACAAAGAAGGAGGAGATGCAGAAAGCACCAAAAGTATATCATTGAATGTTTGGGATAATTTAAACCACAGTACCCTTCGAATTGACCTTTGGACGGAGGATATGTCTGTAGCAGAAATGAAACGCTTTTACATCGACATTATTGGGGGTATGGCCCAGACCATCCTAAATAGTACGGGAGATGAATTTATGGCAGAAGAAATGAAAGAGTTGTGCGATCGCTTGGTGCAACATGTGAATGAAGAAAATAAGAAAAACACCCAATAA
- a CDS encoding arsenosugar biosynthesis-associated peroxidase-like protein, giving the protein MKTYYNPEDLKKFGKIGDFQKEMADKFFAYYGEVFKEGALTAREKSLIALAVAHAIQCPYCIDAYTVDTMEKGCDEAQLMEAVHVAAAIRGGASLVHATQMMNKVSDLSM; this is encoded by the coding sequence ATGAAAACGTATTACAATCCAGAGGATCTTAAAAAATTTGGTAAAATTGGGGATTTCCAAAAAGAAATGGCTGACAAGTTTTTTGCATATTATGGAGAGGTATTTAAAGAAGGGGCTTTGACTGCCCGTGAAAAATCACTGATTGCTTTGGCAGTTGCTCACGCCATTCAATGTCCTTATTGCATTGATGCCTACACAGTAGATACAATGGAGAAAGGTTGTGATGAGGCTCAACTGATGGAAGCGGTGCATGTAGCAGCCGCAATCAGGGGAGGGGCGTCTTTAGTTCACGCCACTCAAATGATGAATAAGGTATCGGATTTATCAATGTAA
- a CDS encoding DUF819 family protein, translating into MIGLALFYLLFPAVILIACRKYSWLDKIGAVMLSYAAGLIIGNIGIYPLLSPDIHDLLTLDSASVKKQAKDLFASGEWTAQQYAALSIYQLQDTLMSISILVALPLLLFSTDLRVLVRSAKTTLQSLLIAVVAVSSMVFVGFIIFRGIYGEQLWKVGGMLVGVYTGGTPNLASLKMMLNVEPATYILIHSYDLIVSFTYLVFLLTIGKKIFRKLLPPDHQQVAFSNAKDEPDSLVVKFEKKHLPSIAKGLGLALIIVAISAAVAFQVPPSALMITIILIITTLSLLASLKESVRTRLYTYETGMYLILIFSLIVASMVDVQTLLGITPVVFGYLALVVFGSLLLQLIFSKIFKIDSDTLMVTSVAFICSPPFVPVIAGALNNRKIIVPGITIGVIGYALGNYLGFLMAELLKIF; encoded by the coding sequence ATGATTGGTCTTGCGCTATTTTATCTTTTATTTCCTGCAGTTATATTGATCGCCTGCCGCAAGTATTCTTGGTTGGATAAAATAGGTGCTGTGATGTTGTCATATGCCGCAGGATTAATTATTGGAAATATTGGGATTTACCCACTCTTGAGTCCAGATATACACGATCTTTTGACATTGGATTCTGCTTCCGTTAAGAAGCAAGCGAAAGATCTTTTTGCCTCTGGTGAGTGGACAGCTCAACAGTATGCTGCGTTGTCCATTTACCAGTTGCAAGATACGCTTATGAGTATCAGCATTCTTGTAGCATTACCTTTATTGTTGTTTTCTACCGATCTAAGAGTATTGGTAAGATCTGCTAAAACTACGCTTCAATCACTCCTCATTGCGGTAGTTGCTGTCAGTAGTATGGTTTTTGTAGGGTTTATTATATTCAGAGGAATATACGGAGAACAGCTTTGGAAGGTAGGTGGTATGCTCGTGGGAGTTTATACTGGTGGTACGCCCAATTTAGCATCTTTAAAAATGATGCTAAATGTGGAGCCAGCTACCTACATTTTGATCCATAGTTATGATTTGATCGTGTCATTTACTTATTTGGTTTTTTTATTGACTATTGGAAAAAAGATCTTTCGTAAGTTATTGCCCCCCGATCATCAGCAAGTTGCATTTAGCAATGCAAAGGATGAACCTGATAGTTTGGTAGTTAAATTTGAAAAAAAACATCTTCCTTCTATCGCAAAAGGATTAGGTTTAGCACTGATCATAGTGGCAATCAGTGCAGCTGTGGCATTTCAGGTGCCGCCATCGGCATTGATGATTACAATCATTTTGATAATTACTACACTTTCTTTGCTTGCATCTTTGAAAGAGTCGGTCAGAACACGCTTGTATACTTATGAAACAGGTATGTATCTTATTTTGATATTCAGTTTGATTGTAGCATCTATGGTAGATGTACAAACACTGCTAGGAATTACTCCTGTTGTTTTTGGATATCTCGCGTTGGTGGTTTTTGGATCTCTTTTGCTACAATTGATTTTTAGCAAGATTTTTAAGATCGACTCGGATACGCTCATGGTAACCTCTGTCGCGTTTATTTGTTCTCCTCCGTTTGTTCCAGTAATTGCTGGAGCACTTAACAACCGAAAGATTATTGTACCGGGAATAACTATCGGTGTAATTGGTTATGCTTTGGGGAATTATTTGGGGTTTCTAATGGCCGAATTGCTTAAGATTTTTTAG
- a CDS encoding DUF2911 domain-containing protein has translation MTKFNMFIAAFAMIILAFTNEVSAQMMTPVASPAASISQNVGFTKISIDYSSPAVKGRKIFGEIEKYEVTWRAGANAATTIEFSTMVNIGGKNIRPGKYTLFMTPRANGEWTVRLNSKGNSVFAYMKDGKIDEEALAKDDVVTVNVKAEPTTSTYERLQYAISAEDNKVAKITMKWENVKVSFMVDTQVDQKMEGFKNAF, from the coding sequence ATGACAAAGTTCAACATGTTTATCGCAGCATTTGCGATGATTATTCTAGCTTTCACAAACGAAGTATCCGCACAAATGATGACGCCTGTTGCAAGTCCAGCAGCCTCTATCAGTCAAAATGTTGGATTTACTAAAATTAGCATTGACTATTCATCCCCGGCAGTAAAAGGAAGAAAGATATTCGGTGAGATTGAAAAGTATGAGGTGACTTGGAGAGCAGGAGCTAATGCTGCAACAACGATCGAATTCAGTACAATGGTGAATATTGGTGGGAAAAATATTCGCCCAGGAAAGTATACGCTCTTTATGACTCCAAGAGCTAATGGAGAATGGACTGTTCGATTAAATTCTAAAGGAAATTCTGTTTTTGCCTACATGAAGGATGGTAAAATTGATGAAGAGGCTTTGGCAAAGGATGATGTGGTTACAGTAAATGTAAAAGCAGAACCTACCACATCAACATATGAGCGCTTGCAATACGCCATATCAGCAGAAGACAATAAAGTTGCTAAGATCACCATGAAGTGGGAAAATGTAAAGGTTTCCTTTATGGTGGATACACAAGTAGATCAAAAAATGGAAGGTTTCAAAAACGCATTTTAA